A region of Jaculus jaculus isolate mJacJac1 chromosome 20, mJacJac1.mat.Y.cur, whole genome shotgun sequence DNA encodes the following proteins:
- the LOC101602533 gene encoding voltage-dependent anion-selective channel protein 2-like: protein MCIPPSYADLGKAARDIFNKGFGFGLVKLDVKTKSCSGVGFSTSGSSNTDTGKVTGTFETKYKWCEYGLTFSEKWNTDSTLGTEITSEDQICQGLKLTFDTNLLPNTGKNHGKIKSSYKRECINLGCDVDFDFAGPAIHGSAVFGYEGWFGGYQVTFDSAKLKLTQNNFEVGYRTGNFQLHTNVNDGTEFGRSIYQKVCEDLDTSVNLSWTLGTNCTCFGIAAKYQLDPTASISTKVNNSSLTGVGYTQTLRPGVKHIVCSGRREEH, encoded by the coding sequence ATGTGTATTCCTCCATCATACGCTGACCTTGGCAAAGCTGCCAgagatattttcaacaaaggatTTGGCTTTGGGTTGGTGAAGTTGGATGTGAAAACAAAGTCATGTAGTGGTGTGGGATTTTCAACATCTGGTTCATCTAATACAGACACTGGTAAAGTTACTGGGACTTTTGAGACCAAGTATAAATGGTGTGAGTATGGTCTGACTTTCTCAGAAAAATGGAACACTGATAGCACTCTTGGAACAGAAATTACAAGTGAAGACCAGATATGTCAAGGTTTGAAATTGACATTTGATACTAACTTATTGCCAAACACGGGAAAGAACCATGGTAAAATCAAGTCCTCTTATAAAAGGGAATGTATAAATCTTGGTTGTGATGTTGACTTTGATTTTGCTGGACCTGCAATCCATGGCTCAGCTGTCTTTGGTTATGAGGGCTGGTTTGGTGGATACCAGGTGACCTTTGACAGTGCCAAGTTGAAGCTGACACAGAATAACTTTGAAGTGGGCTACAGGACTGGGAACTTCCAGTTACACACTAATGTCAATGATGGAACAGAATTTGGAAGATCAATTTATCAGAAAGTATGTGAAGATCTTGACACTTCAGTAAATCTCTCTTGGACTTTGGGTACCAACTGTACTTGCTTTGGCATTGCTGCTAAATACCAGTTGGATCCCACTGCTTCTATTTCCACAAAAGTCAACAATTCTAGTTTAACTGGAGTAGGCTACACTCAGACTCTGAGGCCAGGTGTGAAGCACATTGTCTGCTCTGGTAGACGGGAAGAGCATTAA